GATCCTTCATATCAAAAAACAGACTGGTTCTGGGAATAATCGCGGGCGTTCTGCTGGGCGGCGCCGTGGGTTCGTTTTTCCCTGAATTCGGCGCGGGAACCCAGATTATCGGAGAGCTCTTCCTAAACGCCCTCAAGATGGTTGTGCTCCCCCTCATAATAGTGTCGATTACGCTGAGCATAATGAAAGTCGGCAACCTGGGTTCTCTCGGGCTTAAAACCATCGCCTACTATACGGTAACCACGGCGATAGCCGTTTCAATCGGAATAGCGGTGGTCACGATGGTGCAGCCCGGAGACGGAAGCGAGATACTCAAGGGAACGATGCCCGAGGTAGTAAAAAGCAAGGAGGGATTCAGGGTAACCGACATCCTGCGGCAGATATCGACTCCGAATCTTTTCAAGTCCGCATACGAATTCCAGATCCTTCCAATCATAATCGCGTCTCTTCTTTTCGGAATAGCGTTCGGCAGACTGAACAGGGAAAAGCAGTTGGTTCTGGACCTGTTTGAATCCATGGACAAAGCCATCATGAAGGTAGTCCACTGGATAATCGCGTTGACTCCGATAGGCATCTTCGGCCTCATAGCCGGAAAAATCGGAGAAGCGGGCGGCGGGGATGAAGTGCTGAGACTCGCAACGCAGCTGGGTAAGTACGTGTTCTGCGTTCTTCTGGGACTGCTTATCCACGGGTTCGTGGTTCTCCCGCTGCTTCTGCGGGCACTATCCGGGAGGAACCCGGTTACTTACTTCAAGAACCTGAGCGAAACGCTTCTCACGGCCTTTTCAACCGCCTCGTCCTCAGCCACCCTGCCCCTTACCATCACCAACGTAACGGAGAACGCCAGGGTTTCGCCGAAAATCTCGAAATTCGTTCTGCCCCTCGGAGCCACAGTCAACATGGACGGAACGGCTCTTTACGAGTCCGTCGCCGTAATATTCATCGCCCAGAGCTACGGAATACACCTCGGGGGAGGCGAACTCGTCGTGGTGTTTCTCACCGCCACCCTGGCGGCCATAGGAGCCGCGGGCATACCGGAAGCCGGTCTCGTAACCATGGTGCTTGTGCTGCAGGCCGTCGGGCTCCCCATAGAGGGCGTAGGCATAATACTCGCGATTGACTGGTTTCTGGACAGGTTCCGCACTACCATAAACGTATGGGGAGACAGCATAGGAGCGGCAGTCATAGAGAAACTGGAGCCCGATGAAAACACAGGCTGAAAAGCAAGACAGAACTCCGGGGAGAACAGTCTCGCTCGACATAGGAACCAAGACGATAGGGGTTGCCGTAAGCGACGAGCTTGGGATCACGGCAAACGGCGTCTGTACCATAAGTCGGGAAAACGAGAAAAAAGACCTCGCGCAGTTGCGGGATATAATAGAGCAATATTCTCCTAGCGAAATCCTCGTGGGGATACCCTGCAACCAGGACGGTTCTCTCGGGAACAGGGCGAAGGGCATCAGGAAATTCTCCGAACGCATTCGGGATTCTCTGGGCCTTTCGGTGAAATACTGGGACGAGAGCTTCTCCACCAGGACCGCGGAGCAGACACTGATAGAAGCAGGCATGGGAAGAAAGAAGCGAAAAACGGTAATAGACAAGATGGCCGCCACAGTAATACTGCAAGAGTATCTTCTGAGCAGGGATCAGGGCTCGGGAGAGACATGACATGCCATACGCAGAGACAAACGGAATAAATCTTTATTACAAAGAGTACGGAAAGGGGAATCCGCTCGTGCTCATCCACGGTCTCGGGAGCAGTCTTGAGAGCTGGGATGTGCAGGTTCCCATCTACTCGGAACATTTCCGCGTGATAGCGTTTGATAACAGGGGCTCGGGCCGCTCCGAGAAACCCGATTATCCCTACACAATGGAGCAGATGGCGGATGACGCCGCGGGGCTCCTCGACTTTCTCGGGATAGAGAAAGCCCACTTCGTCGGAAAATCAATGGGCGGAATGATATGCCAGTGGCTGGGCATAAAATACCCCGAGAGGGTAAACAGGCTCGTTATGGGATGCTCCTCCGCGCACAGGGACGAGGTCGGAAATCTGCTCATCAGAACCGCGAGGGACATAGTGGACAAGGCGGGACCCGGGGCGGGGTGGGTCTTTGCGCTTTTTCTCGGATACAGAAGGAAATACATAGAAGAGAACTACGACTCCCTGATAAGCAGAATCCGGGAAGTTCCCGCTGACCCCGAGGCCGCCGCCGGATACAGAAACCAGAGCTACGCGTGCGAGAACCACGACGTACTGGCCCGACTCGGTAAGATCTCCGCGGAAACCCTGGTTATGTACGGGGAGCGGGACATAGTCACGCCTCCCGAGAGATCGAAAAAGCTCGTTGAACTTATACCGAACGCGGTTGAGAGGGCGTTTGCGGACGTCGGCCACGGATTCTGGAGAGAGTGCCAGGCAGAGGCGGACAAGGCCGTGCTTGATTTTCTCGCAGAAGACTGAACTGCCCCGTGCCTGCTCTCCTTTCCGCTCGGATGGAGATGCGCTGCCGCAGGCTGTTTCCGGCCTGTTTCGGAGAAAATGAAAAGGCTCAAGAACCTGAGAGAAAAACCAAGGAGATTCTTTCTGAGTGCGGGAAAGTACGCCGGCTTCGGGGCCGTGCTGCTGCTGATCGCGTGGTTCCTGCCGCTTTCTCCATCCTCAGACCAGCAAGCTTCCCGGGATGACCCTGTCTGCGCCGACAACCGTGCGCCCAGACTATCAGGAGCTGGCGCGCTGGCCAAACGCCTTCGGAATACAAACCTTCTAAACGGTAACGAGATATACGACCGGCTAAGTCTCGAGAGCGGCGACACAGAAACCGGACAAGCCGATGCTTCACCCTCAAGAGGCGCTGGCGGCTTTGTGACGTCCAGTCCGTTCGATCCCCGGTACCGTGAATCCTACTCCGACATTGCGGAACTGCGCTACTCCCTGCCCGCAAACGCGAGGAGCTACGAGCTCGACGAGACCAAGGCGACGTTTCTGTTCTACGGTCAGGAGCCAGTGCTGCGGTGGCACTCGTCACTGGGCTCGAATACCGAGGTGTGTGCCGTCCGGTTCGTGGACACAGACCGCACAGACTACCGGCTGCGCACGTTTCCCGACCAGAAAAGCGCGCTTGCGGAAGGCCATGTCGTCACACACCGCTACCACTGCGGAACATGCTCCTCCCTGCGGGATCTCGCGGTCTACCTGGCGAAACCGGATCTGACGAAACCGGCGAGAACATGCGGGAGGAAGCTTACGGCAGACGGCATCAAGAAGTGTTTCATGGAAAAAGTCGGCTTTGCGGAAATGTGCGCAGAGACCTGGACATACAACGTACTGCACACCAAGCGCCGGTGCATGAAGACCTGCGTTGAGCACTACGGGTTCTGGAACGTGCTGACAAACAAGATGAACGACGCGCATGCAGACGAGCGGGGGAACCTGAACCCGTGCCTGGCCTGTGACGAGCACGCTTCCGGCCCGGGGTTCCAGTACGCAGCGGGACGAACGCGGAGAAATTCCGGCCTGGTGTCAGCTATCTGCCGGCAGGCAGGGGAAATCTACCCGGTCGAGCATCGGCTTTACTTTGAGTAGCAGATGCCGGACCGCAACGCGCCCGTGCACACGCAGGTCCACCATAATCAGGAATATGGCACACACCGGTACATGTACCTGCCTTTTTTCCGTCACATATACCGATAGGTCAGCTGCACGCCGAAGGTCCTGCCCCTGAAAAGCGACGTGAATGAACCTCCCAATTGTTGAAAGAGAGGATTGTCAAGCGCTTGATAGCTTCCGTGCTTGACCTCGTTAAGAAGGTTCTTTCCATAGAATCCGACTGAAAATCTGTCGCTCATCGGGGTGATGTCAATTCCGGCGTCAACAATGTTCTGCTCGGGAGTATATCCCATATTGTTATCCGTGAGATATGTTTTGCCACGATATGAATAGCTTATCCTTGAAGTCATCTTCCCCCAGTCCGCAAGTCCGGCGTCATGGGTAGCGCCGACGCTCCAAGTCAGCTTCGCGGCCCGGGGAAGCTCTAAAGCCAGGTCTTTTTCGTCAAGAACGCGATCCACATTAAGGTCATATTTTATTTTGGTGTACTCGGGATCCACGTATCCGACTGAACCCAGAAGAAAAAGCCTGTCGGTAACCGCAACCAGCCCGTCAAGTTCAAAGCCGAAGGCTTCCACGTCAGCAGTGTTGCGAATCTCCTGTGCGAAAACGCTGGCCGATCTGGGAAGAGTTATTATCCGCTGCACATCATCGATCATGTTATAGAAAACCGCGCCGTTGAGAATACCTATGTTTGTCGATATCTTGAATCCCGCCTCGAAGGTATCGATTTTCTCCTCATCGTACGGCCCCGGGAGCTCCTGATCTGGGGGGTAACTGTTTCGCAGATTATAGCCTCCTGAACGGAATGCTCTGGTCCAGTGTCCGTAGACACTCGCTTCAACTTCCGGTCCGCCACCTATATAGTAGACAGCGCCGAGCTTGGGCGACCAGCTGTTCCAAGTTTCCTCGTCGGTGAAATCAAACTCGCATGCCGGTCCGACCGCAACGTTGCATGGCACCGGGGTAGCGGAAACGGTCTCCGCCTTTCTCTTTTCATGGCTGTAACGGGTGCCCGAGATAAGCGTTACCCGGTCCGTAAGATCGTAATCAAGCGAGAGAAACACGCCCAAAGTATCGACAAAATAATTTCCTCCCAGATTCTGGGTTACAGCTCCTCCCAGTATATAACGGCTGTCATGGTAGTTTATCTCGTTTGTAAAGTAGTAAAGACCGGTCGTCGCGTGGAGACTTTCAAAGAATCTGCCCGCATAGCGCAGTTCGTTGCTCCACTGGCGGTATGGGGTCCATCCGCGTATGTGGAGAATGTTTTTCGGGGTAGAGTCGAT
This genomic interval from Candidatus Dadabacteria bacterium contains the following:
- a CDS encoding dicarboxylate/amino acid:cation symporter; protein product: MGSFISKNRLVLGIIAGVLLGGAVGSFFPEFGAGTQIIGELFLNALKMVVLPLIIVSITLSIMKVGNLGSLGLKTIAYYTVTTAIAVSIGIAVVTMVQPGDGSEILKGTMPEVVKSKEGFRVTDILRQISTPNLFKSAYEFQILPIIIASLLFGIAFGRLNREKQLVLDLFESMDKAIMKVVHWIIALTPIGIFGLIAGKIGEAGGGDEVLRLATQLGKYVFCVLLGLLIHGFVVLPLLLRALSGRNPVTYFKNLSETLLTAFSTASSSATLPLTITNVTENARVSPKISKFVLPLGATVNMDGTALYESVAVIFIAQSYGIHLGGGELVVVFLTATLAAIGAAGIPEAGLVTMVLVLQAVGLPIEGVGIILAIDWFLDRFRTTINVWGDSIGAAVIEKLEPDENTG
- the ruvX gene encoding Holliday junction resolvase RuvX, translated to MKTQAEKQDRTPGRTVSLDIGTKTIGVAVSDELGITANGVCTISRENEKKDLAQLRDIIEQYSPSEILVGIPCNQDGSLGNRAKGIRKFSERIRDSLGLSVKYWDESFSTRTAEQTLIEAGMGRKKRKTVIDKMAATVILQEYLLSRDQGSGET
- a CDS encoding alpha/beta fold hydrolase yields the protein MPYAETNGINLYYKEYGKGNPLVLIHGLGSSLESWDVQVPIYSEHFRVIAFDNRGSGRSEKPDYPYTMEQMADDAAGLLDFLGIEKAHFVGKSMGGMICQWLGIKYPERVNRLVMGCSSAHRDEVGNLLIRTARDIVDKAGPGAGWVFALFLGYRRKYIEENYDSLISRIREVPADPEAAAGYRNQSYACENHDVLARLGKISAETLVMYGERDIVTPPERSKKLVELIPNAVERAFADVGHGFWRECQAEADKAVLDFLAED
- a CDS encoding TonB-dependent receptor; this encodes MIKRKFQSAVKRLLCMSLACLFLASLGGGDASAQGDDTAAQSVFGVSGVLLKKITVTARKREELIQNVPLSITHFSSEQIETLKVNDLESLAVLMPNVALDDGISGMSLANFSIRGVGINDTIASIDPTVGVFVDGVYMGQISIVLFDTFDVESIEVLRGPQGTLFGRNVTGGAVLINTKKPGDVFEVSARASFEGGGESLNSYYMTTVGGPISETLRVKVSAYTNQDNGWFKNLHTGEAFGENDIRMVRPMIAWSPTDDVSLVLRYQYEKTRNDGTASQNQRDFDLNSHDFSIDEEGFRRHEHHFFTAQLDWDVDFGDGTVTNIFGFFDSEGSAQVDIDSTPKNILHIRGWTPYRQWSNELRYAGRFFESLHATTGLYYFTNEINYHDSRYILGGAVTQNLGGNYFVDTLGVFLSLDYDLTDRVTLISGTRYSHEKRKAETVSATPVPCNVAVGPACEFDFTDEETWNSWSPKLGAVYYIGGGPEVEASVYGHWTRAFRSGGYNLRNSYPPDQELPGPYDEEKIDTFEAGFKISTNIGILNGAVFYNMIDDVQRIITLPRSASVFAQEIRNTADVEAFGFELDGLVAVTDRLFLLGSVGYVDPEYTKIKYDLNVDRVLDEKDLALELPRAAKLTWSVGATHDAGLADWGKMTSRISYSYRGKTYLTDNNMGYTPEQNIVDAGIDITPMSDRFSVGFYGKNLLNEVKHGSYQALDNPLFQQLGGSFTSLFRGRTFGVQLTYRYM